Proteins co-encoded in one Neofelis nebulosa isolate mNeoNeb1 chromosome 2, mNeoNeb1.pri, whole genome shotgun sequence genomic window:
- the CDA gene encoding cytidine deaminase isoform X1, translating into MAQERPACALEPELVQRLLLSCREAKKSAYCPYSHFPVGAALLTRDGRIFSGCNIENVCYPMGICAERTAIQKAISEGHREFRAIAISSDLQDDFISPCGACRQVMREACQPATVSRTPFPNSAENATIKALSSQYGRHRHIGGGGADRGAEMAAQHLVMSKAMEGNHIRMPAPWLPRPQLGPIAHCCFLQTE; encoded by the exons ATGGCCCAGGAGCGTCCCGCCTGCGCCCTGGAGCCCGAGCTCGTCCAGCGGCTGCTGCTCTCCTGCCGGGAGGCCAAGAAGTCCGCTTACTGTCCCTACAGTCACTTCCCCGTGGGCGCCGCGCTCCTCACTCGGGACGGGAGGATCTTCTCCG gGTGCAACATTGAAAACGTCTGCTACCCAATGGGCATCTGTGCAGAGCGAACCGCCATCCAGAAGGCTATCTCAGAAGGGCACAGGGAGTTCAGGGCAATTGCTATCTCTAG TGACCTCCAGGATGATTTTATCTCACCATGTGGAGCCTGTAGGCAAGTCATGAGAGAG GCCTGCCAACCAGCCACGGTTAGCAGAACTCCCTTCCCAAATTCAGCTGAAAATGCCACCATAAAGGCACTGAGTTCACAATATGGACGTCATCGCCatattgggggcgggggggcggatAGAGGGGCAGAAATGGCTGCCCAGCACCTTGTCATGTCCAAGGCCATGGAAGGAAACCACATCAGGATGCCAGCCCCCTGGCTCCCGAGGCCCCAGCTGGGTCCAATTGCTCATTGCTGTTTTCTCCAAACAGAGTAG